In the Acetobacterium sp. KB-1 genome, TCGGAATCAGCGGAGAATGGTTAGTAAAGCAGGCCATCCCCGGGGCATTGACCCTGGGTATTCTGATGGCAGTTTCTAGCTGGCTGATTAAGCGAATCACCAGACAGGATCAGGCCATTGGCTTAGGGGATGTTAAGCTTGTCACCGTTTGTGGGTTTTATCTGGGCTGGGATGCCGGCGTAACCGGTCTGATGATCGGATTACTCTTAAGTATCCTATGGTCCCGGACCAGGCATCTGAAACGCAATGAAATGTTTGCCTTTGCGCCGTTTCTATGCTCGGGTTTTATGATTGCAGTAATGTTATTAGAAAGGAAGGTGTATCTGTGAAAAATGGAGGGAAGATGCTCATTGGTTTTTTTGTTGTTGTCTTTGCGCTGTTGTTGTCTTGGGTGATTGTGCCCATGGGCACGGGCATGATTGGCAATACAACAACGATTGTACGGGTCAAAGAAACCATCCGGGTGGGGGATCAACTCACCGAACGGAATGTTGAGGAAGTGGAGGTTAGCGGATACAATTTACCGGCTAGCGCCATCAAAAGTAAGAATGAGGTCATTGGCAAGTATTCCACCGCAAAGTTGGAATCGGGAGACTATGTACTGCAAAGCAAGCTGGTTAATGACATGATCACCAGTGGAAACTATATGAGTGCCCTGGATGGCGGAAAACAGATTGTGTCAGTGACGATAAAAGACTTTGCCAATGGAATTTCCGGAAAACTCATGCCCGGGGATGTGGTGATGATTTTAAATAATGCCGAAGCAGCGGGTAACCGCAGCACTGTTTATCCGGAACTGCAATATGTGAAGGTACTGGCGGTGACCACCCAAACCGGGGTGGATATGGGTGGAGAAAAATTATCAGATGATACCGAGCTGCCGGCGACGGTGACGCTGCTGGTCAATAAAGCCCAGGCGCAGCTGCTTACCGGACTTGAAAAGAATGGAAATATTGTCTTTGCCCTGATGTATCGGGGAGATGAGGACACGGCCAACCAGTTTTTACAAAAGCAGGAAGAAGTTTTTAAGGCCGGGGGTATTTAATCTGTTTCCTCGGGAAACAGGAAATGAAGGATTGGACGATATACAGTCTTGTTTCCTCGGGAAACAAAATGATCAGGAAACGGAGGATTTTATGGAGCAAAGTCAGGAAACAGCAAGTAACTATGTGGGAATGTCTTGTGATTTTCAAAGATTGAATAGATTTATAAAAAAAGAACAGATAATTTTCATCGATCCGAAGGGCGAGAATAACCTAATACTTAAAAAGGAGGCGACACTATGGAAGTAATCACCGTATGGGGATCCCCGGGCGGGGGAAAAACCACCCTCAGTCTGGAGCTGGCCAAGCATATCAGTGAAAAAACAAAGGAAAACGTCGTGCTGATATTCACCGAGGATCAGGCTAGTCCTTTATCCTATCTCTTTCCCAGTCTCAATAAGGAGGGCGGCTCCCTGGGAAAGATCATTACCATGGCCGGGTTTGACCAGGAAGAACTGCTAAAAACGTTGGTCAATCACCCCAAGAATAAATACCTGGCCTTTTTGGGATATCGTAGTGAGGATTCCAAACGCAGTTATCCGGAGGTGGTGGAACCCCAGGTGATTGACCTGTTTGTCACCCTGGGCCAGAAATTCAAGTATGCCATTATCGATGGACTATCCGATTTTCATAACGATTGGATTACCCAGTATGGTTTACGTTATGGAAGTTGTGTCATGGTTGGYGGYGGYGAYTTAAARAGCATYGCCTTTTTTAATGGAACCACYGCCATGCTCCAGGACTTTACCGGGTTTMGRGAYAAYGTYRTCCGGGTRYTGAATAACCCCTGGGAYTTTGAYTCMTGGCTGYTGGTKGGKGATAAATACGGGGGTGTCRRTTATKCCTTYCCYTAYAGTATGGATATTCAGATGGCTTATCTGGARGAAACATCCATYAAGTCSCTTAAACAAACMAAACGGAATCGGGAGTTTGTRGAYGCACTCARYCAGTTAAGTYWGGAGCTGATCCAGGAAGAAGAAAGARMAGATCAGAARAYTAAAAAAAGAAAATCGGGAAATCAAAARAAACGKCCTAAAAAWGAGCGYATTAAAARAGAAAAAAYGYCGARMMRWAAGCTTTTYAAAWTTCCRTTTMGAAAAGCGAAGGAGRAAAYCGAATGAACARYCWATAYAAGCGCAATCAGGARYTGCTKGATCTGATYGGRCGSATWCARCARTATATCAGCCGAACYAATTCCAAGGCKYTRGGKGATGTRAAAAARAATGAAGCGTTGATTAARAAAGATATTCGTAAGTAYATTGAAGATCATCGKGTGTTAATCGATGGRTACASYAGTATTGAGCTGCTTAACCGGATTTTTTCAGAAATGGGTGAATATGGGATCTTAACAGCTTATCTGGAAAATGAGAATAAGGAACTGGAAGAAATTAACATTAATAGTCATGACAATGTGGTGCTTCATTATAAAAATGGAGATGTAGTTCGTGCCCCGGAAACTTTCCTKTCAGCCGARTCRGCYAAAAACATCATGATCCGGTTATTGTTTCAGCAATCAGAACAAACATTATCCGCTGCGACACCGGTTGTGACTGGATACTTAAAAAACAATATTCGCATCACTGCGACCTGCCCGCCACTCATCGATGAGGAATGTGGTGTTCAGGCATCGATCCGTTTTGTCAATCCCAGYAARYTAAGRMGGGATGATTTRATCAGRAAGGAA is a window encoding:
- the cpaB gene encoding Flp pilus assembly protein CpaB, whose translation is MKNGGKMLIGFFVVVFALLLSWVIVPMGTGMIGNTTTIVRVKETIRVGDQLTERNVEEVEVSGYNLPASAIKSKNEVIGKYSTAKLESGDYVLQSKLVNDMITSGNYMSALDGGKQIVSVTIKDFANGISGKLMPGDVVMILNNAEAAGNRSTVYPELQYVKVLAVTTQTGVDMGGEKLSDDTELPATVTLLVNKAQAQLLTGLEKNGNIVFALMYRGDEDTANQFLQKQEEVFKAGGI
- a CDS encoding prepilin peptidase; its protein translation is MAALGFSGVLGCWFLMGSVLKRQFEKAFLSNAFIVATPLLFLLLVIDDPVIILRTGLFCCLMFYIGYFDFKTKTIPRFVHPLILLVGCIGISGEWLVKQAIPGALTLGILMAVSSWLIKRITRQDQAIGLGDVKLVTVCGFYLGWDAGVTGLMIGLLLSILWSRTRHLKRNEMFAFAPFLCSGFMIAVMLLERKVYL